The Streptomyces sp. cg36 genomic interval CGAGGAGCTGTTCCCCGAGGCCACCCTGGCCGGGGCGTACGGGAACACGATGATGGGCGTGGCCCCGCAGCGCACCCCGCGCCCCGGCGACGCGGCCCGCTGCGTCTTCCGCCCGTTCCACCCGTACACCGTCGTCGACCTGGTCGACCCCGAACGGCCGGACCGGTCCGTGGCCGTGGACGAGGAGGGCCGGGTCGTCATCACCGTACTGACCCGGGACTACTTCACCCCGCCCACCCTGGAGCGCGACCTCGCCACCCGCCGGGCCCCGGCCGACGGCTTCGCGGGCATCGAGGTCTCCGGGGTGCGCCCGTACGAGTCGGCCACCACCTCCGTGGTCGAGGGGGTCTACTGATGGCCGAGGCCAAGGACCTGTACGAGATCCCGCTGATCCGCGCGGGGCTGCCCCGGCAGTCCGCGGAGCGGGTCCGGCTCGCCGGGGTGGACGGCACCCCGCTGGCCGTCGTCCACCTCGCCCCGCCGCTGCTGGCCCGGCTCACCGTCGCCGACGCGCGCGCCGGTGAGGAGCGCCCGCCGGAGCCGGAGCGGATCGCGCAGGCGGGCCGGCTCTTCGAGACCGGCACCCTGGGCGGGCTCTCCCCGCAGGCGTACTGCGAGCTCCAGTCCCGGGTCGCCGGAGTACCGGTCGGGGTCGCCCGGCACTCCCTGCGGGACGTCGCCGAGACGTTCGCGGCGGTCGGCGCGCGGTTCCTCGCCGAGCGCCCGGCCGGGGTCGCCCAGACGCCCGCGCCCGGCGAGATCTCCACCGTGTGGACGCGCCGCGGGGACGTGCTGGCCGTCATCGCGCCCAGCAACAACCCCGGTACGCACACCCAGTGGCTGACCGCGCTGGCCTGCGGGTACCGGCTGGTGGTGCGGCCGGGGACGCGGGACCCGTTCACCCCGGCGCGGATGATCGCCGCGCTCCTGGACGCGGGGGTCGCCCCGCACTACCTCTCCCTGCTGCCGGGCAGCCACGCCACCGGGGACGCCCTGGTGGAGGCGGCCGATCTGAGCCTGGTGTTCGGCGGGGACGCGGCGGCCCGGCGGTACGGAGGGGACCGCCGGGTCGTCCTGCGCGGGCCCGGCCGCTCCAAGCTGCTGCACACCGGCGCCATCACCGAGCAGACCGTGGACGTGATCTGCCGCTCGGTGGGCTACGACGCGGGGATGCGCTGCACCAACGCGACGGCCGTCTTCACCGACGCCGACCCGGCCGCGCTCGCCGCCGCCGTCGCCGAGCGCCTGTCCGGGCTCACCGCGGCGCCGCCGCAGTCGCCGCACGCGCAGGTGCCGGTGCTGCCGCTCGCCGAGGCGCGGGCGCTGCGGGAGCATCTGGCGGGCGCTCTGGCGGGGGCGGTCGACGTGGCCGCGCCGCTGTACCCGGACGGGCCGGTGGCCGACCTCGGCGACGGCTCGGGGGCGCTGCGGCCCGCCGTGCTGCTCTGCGACAGCTCCGGCCACCCCGGCTCGCGCATCGAGCTCTCCTTCCCGTGCGTGTGGATCCTGCCGTGGCGGCGCGAGGAGGGCTTCGGGCCGCTCAGGGACACGCTCGCGCTCACCATCCTCGGCGGCGACGAACGGCTGGCGCGCGAGGCGCTGCGGGAGCGGTCGATCCGCAAGGTGCTGCTCGGGCCGATCCCCACGTACACCGCGGGCCGCACCAGTCCGCACGACGGCTTTCTCAGCCATGAACTGATGGAGGCCCGGGCCTTCGGGACCGCCCTCTGACCGGCCCGGCCGGTCCCACCCGTACACCTCACAACCGCGGCAACGAACCCTGGAGCGTGTGGAGATGACTCGAACCGTCCTGGTGACCGGTGGCGGCACCGGCATCGGCAAGGCGATCGCGGCGGCGTTCCTCGCCGACGGCGACCACGTCGTCATCAGTGGCCGCCGCGAGGACGTGCTGAAGCGGGCCGCCGAGGAGCTGGGCGGCCGGGTGACCCCGCTCGCCTGCGACGTCACCGATCCCGAACAGCTGGAGGCGTTCCGCGCGGAGCTGCCGGACACGCTGCACGTACTGGTCAACAACGCCGGGGGCAACCGGGAGTTCGACGCCCCGCCCGCGGGCGACCTGCGCGCGCTGGCCGAGCGGTGGCGGGCCAATCTGGACGCCAATCTGCTGGGCGCGGTGCTCACCACGGCCGCGGTCGACAAGCAGCTCGCCCCCGGTGGGGCGGTGGTCAACATCAGCTCCTTCGCGGCCGACCGGGGCGCGGGTTCGTACGGGGCGGCGAAGGCGGCCATGAACAGCTGGAACATCTTCGTCGCCCGCCAGCTCGGCCCGCGCGGGGTGACCTGCAACGTGGTGGCCCCGGGCTATGTCGACCGCACCGAGTTCTTCCGCGACCGGCGCTCGGACCAGTTCCACGAGGCCCGGGTCGCCGAGACGATGCTGGGCCGGGCCGGGGAGCCGCAGGACATGGCCCACGTGGTCCGCTTCCTCGCCTCACCGGGCGCCCGGCACATCACCGGTCAGGTGGTCCGGGTCGACGGGGGCGTGATACCCACCCGCTGAAGGCCGGGCGCGCCGGACACGGGGGCGCGGGCGGGGGGGTCCGGCGGCCGGCGCCGAGCCGGGGTCCGGCGCCGCCCGGACCTCTACGATGTGCGCATGAGCGCAAGCAAGCAGGTGTCAGATGCGCACCCCTCGCATCCGCGGACGGTGGGCGACGACGCCCTCCTGGACACCGCGGTCTCCGTGCTCGCCCTGCTCGCCGACCGCACCCGGCTCGCGCTGCTGCGCGAGCTCGGCGGCGGCGAGGCCGATGTCACCACCCTCACCGAGGTGTGCGGGGCGGCCCGCCCCTCGGTGAGCCAGCACCTGGCCAAGCTGCGGCTGGCCGGTCTGGTGACGACCCGCAAGGACGGCCGCCGGGTGGTCTACTCGCTGCGCCACGGCCATCTGCGCCGGCTCGTCGACGAGGCGCTGAACGTCGCCGACCACCAGCTCGGCGCCCTCCCCCCGCACGACTGACCCGCCCCGCCGG includes:
- a CDS encoding ArsR/SmtB family transcription factor translates to MSASKQVSDAHPSHPRTVGDDALLDTAVSVLALLADRTRLALLRELGGGEADVTTLTEVCGAARPSVSQHLAKLRLAGLVTTRKDGRRVVYSLRHGHLRRLVDEALNVADHQLGALPPHD
- a CDS encoding SDR family NAD(P)-dependent oxidoreductase is translated as MTRTVLVTGGGTGIGKAIAAAFLADGDHVVISGRREDVLKRAAEELGGRVTPLACDVTDPEQLEAFRAELPDTLHVLVNNAGGNREFDAPPAGDLRALAERWRANLDANLLGAVLTTAAVDKQLAPGGAVVNISSFAADRGAGSYGAAKAAMNSWNIFVARQLGPRGVTCNVVAPGYVDRTEFFRDRRSDQFHEARVAETMLGRAGEPQDMAHVVRFLASPGARHITGQVVRVDGGVIPTR
- a CDS encoding aldehyde dehydrogenase family protein, encoding MAEAKDLYEIPLIRAGLPRQSAERVRLAGVDGTPLAVVHLAPPLLARLTVADARAGEERPPEPERIAQAGRLFETGTLGGLSPQAYCELQSRVAGVPVGVARHSLRDVAETFAAVGARFLAERPAGVAQTPAPGEISTVWTRRGDVLAVIAPSNNPGTHTQWLTALACGYRLVVRPGTRDPFTPARMIAALLDAGVAPHYLSLLPGSHATGDALVEAADLSLVFGGDAAARRYGGDRRVVLRGPGRSKLLHTGAITEQTVDVICRSVGYDAGMRCTNATAVFTDADPAALAAAVAERLSGLTAAPPQSPHAQVPVLPLAEARALREHLAGALAGAVDVAAPLYPDGPVADLGDGSGALRPAVLLCDSSGHPGSRIELSFPCVWILPWRREEGFGPLRDTLALTILGGDERLAREALRERSIRKVLLGPIPTYTAGRTSPHDGFLSHELMEARAFGTAL